From the Asterias amurensis chromosome 1, ASM3211899v1 genome, the window cttagacaataccgtttaccgaaagggtccaatggctttaaataaaggCAGTTGGagactattggttattactcaaaatactttttagcataaaaccttatatggtatgagtaatggggagaggttgatggtgtaaaacattgtcagaaatggCTCCGTCTGAATAATGTAGtcttctagaaagaagtaattttccacgtacatgtatttgattttgagacctcagatttagaatttgagatctcgaaatcaaccacaaggatgttttttagttcatttttatctcgcaacttcgacgaccaattgagctcaaattttcacaggtttggtattgtatgcatatatgttaagatacaccaagtgtgaagactagtctttgacaattaccaatagtgtacaatgtctttaatagttaacaaacatttacaaaatcaacaaaaactcTTCAAAGTCACTAAAACTGTAGCTAGGAAATAAGTACCATATGGCACACACGTACAAACAGGTGTTGAAAGGGTGGCTGTTTATCAATTTTGTCACAACCATCTCAATATGCATTTGGGATAAGTGCCCCCTAATCTTTGACACCCCATCCTGCCTTGCATACCCTCTACTGGCTTCCAGTAGACAACATaatctacatgtatgcacaGGAGCTTGGCTCTTGAGACAAGcttgcatttacatgtacaccTTTAGTATTCAGACAGTGTAGGaaacaagtttactattttctTCTCAACTTGTGCTTGATGGTGGCCCACAGTTTAAATTGCAGGGAAAACAAGAACATGTGTACTTGAATGCATTAAATTTGCGCATTAAATTTGCAAAGTGCAAGCCATAATCAAACAATGTTTCCTTACAATAAACACATtagtccagtgccttgaatgcCCTGTAAGTCATGTAAGAAATTGATTGAAAGAGGCCTGTGGATCTGTCGCTGTAAAAATGTCTCTTGATGAGTGTTTAGTGCTTGTTTCAACTATACATTGCAGGTGCAGTTGGCATGATTCCTTGTCTTATGCATGGTGgttataaccatggaggaagtaaaatttctacctccatagtATTACAGTAATACAATCTTACAAATCACTCAGTTTCTGACACAGTTTTACAGTTATGTTGTTTATCTAAGCATAGGACGGGGAGGCCTTGCTCTTATCATGGAGGTAGCTATTGGTCAGCATGGAGTTTTTCTGAGTAGGGAGAAATTGCATGTAGATTGGCAcctccagaccattcaaccctTTGGTTTGAACACCCAAGAAGGAAATGACTTATATCAATCTTTTTTCTTTGCCTTCTCCCTTTCCCCAAAGATATATTTTTTGTGTAGTCTGCCTAATTCCTACCTACATGGTGGTTTTACCAACTTCTTAAAAATTCACTGTTTACATTAAGCTTTCTGCCCCCCTTCTCTCTATTCATTGTCGACTGCTTCTGCTACACTTATTCATTTAGCCTTATCAGTTATCATTCATTCAGCCTTCGTTCGAGAAAGACACTGCTGTATTGTCAAAATGTCTGACCATTtactatatatatatttttttttaaagaagacaAATATACCCTAAATAAAGCAAATTTTTTAGTGAAGAAATCTAGTGTTAAAGAACAAATTAAGTTGGGAATGCGCCTTGGATCTGAcgagttggtaaaaaaaaaaattaaacggtttgttatgaaatgcatacataatggttagaaagctGTTTGATAAGTacatacaatgatctacacaaacatgcctaaaaattgcatggttttccttttacatgtatatcgtCGACTAAGACGGTTGGcaatttttaatggatttttttaCTGCAGGAAAACCACAGActttcgaggcatacttgtgtggatcattgtattctactttcaaaacatctttctttctatccattttttttaacaaacagttacaaacgctttttattaaGGTAAGCCCCGTTAAAGAATTTTGGAATTTTGGCCCCCAAAACTCAAAACTTCACATCCTTTTTAGTGAGAGTGTTTACGTTGTCGATCATTACAGTACTTGGGTAAGACAAGGTGGAAGGAATGGGTTAATAGAACAGTTAATTTGCCTTCTGCAGTTAACAGAGCACCACTGGCATCAATGTTCTTGAAGGTGTGAGTGAGTGGTCTTTTCTCTGTAGTAAGGACAACAGGATGTGGTATTCTGGCCTCTTTATTTAATGGATCTTTCTTGGTAATGTAAGCAAAGTTTTTAATGAGCAAATAAAAAACCAACCATAAAACTTAATATTTGTAAACAGGAAGTTTTACGTGCTATGACCAAACTGCATGACATTCAATGTTTGCAAATCTTGTGCTCAATAGGGATAGTACTTGTGCCATGCATGGACcgacaaaaattgaaaagctCTAAAAGGTTATGATGGTTAGCACGGTGGGATGTTTAAGGATGTCCAAGTAGTATACTGTGATTATGAACTACGTGTAGACCATCCAATTTTTGTTGAGTGTCGACTGTGGAGCAGTTTCGTCATGCAGCCATCCACTCCATTTTTGTGATTTTCTCTTCCCAATTTGGGGGGAAGGTAAATGATTATCATCATTAGAGAGTACTTCCTTTTTCCTTCGTGCACAGGAGTCTTTTTTTCTATGTGGCTATTTGAAAATGGAGACCCATAAATCGATATTGAACACTTTGTGCAGAATTTGTGGTCAAACTAAATCAAGGCATGCCAGACCTTTTGTTGCAGCAAAAAATCATCAAGCACAGCTTTACTTTTCGTTTTTGGTCGAAGTTAGTCGAGATACACCTGAAATCCATCCAACATTGCTTTGTCACAAATGTCGATGCAGAGCGGCACGAGAGTTTTCCATAAACAAGGACAATAATGAAAAAGGCAAATTCAAAGCTGATGTCATGGTATTTCATCAGCATGATGACATCTCCTGTTCTATATGTGATACTTCACAACCAGCAAGCTCATCAAGGCCAACTCCAAACAAGATAAATACATCTGTGGAGATTGCTTCTTTAGAAAAATGCATTGATAGTGCTAGTGATTTGACATCTGCTGTAAAGACCTTACCAGTTGAATTAAAACTTAAACTGGCTGATGCACTTGGTCAGTCTGTGTCAAGTGAAGTATATGATGATGCTGTGGCAATATCTGGTGATTATAATACTCCTAACAATATGATGTATGAATCAGCACAGTCATGGCTTTCCAAACGCCATCCAGTGATAAGTTCCTTTATAGATGGTGCAACTCAGTCTACTTCAGCAAGTCGTCAAAGAAGCACAAAGGCTTTGTATGCTCAAGCAAAGGCAGTAGATTCTGTTTACAAAGCACGATATGGAAAGTTTATATCAACTTTATCTTTTGCTGAGAACTTAACGCTTTATTCCATCACTGGTAGCAAAGCTGCTGTCAACATGAGCAGTGCATCAAGTTCTGGTGGAGGAATATCATCTATACTTACTTGGCTCAAGTCTCAGGCGAAAACTGGTCCTGTTGTGTTTCCCGAGGAAGGTGATTTATTTGTGGCTATAGACAATGAACAAGTTGTGGGGAAAACATGGCGAGTCTATGCAAATCGAAAAGTTCCCATGAGTATTGTAACTAGTGTTATTGCCATGAGACTTCCAGATTCAAGAGAACAGGAGAGTTGGCTAATTCCGTCATCATTTTCTAGTAAGTTTATGGAAGAGGGCTTAGATGCAGTGCACTCAGATATTCTCCATGAGGACTGCTCCAAAACTGCAAATATTGAGCTAAAGAAGTACATAAGACAGCGTCTTCATTACCTTGAAGAGGAACAACGAGGTACTCTTAGTGGCTGGACAGATACAATTGATGAGGAAATAGGGAAACCAATAGTACAATTAAAAGTATGTTCCAAGTGTGGACACGAGCAACAGGTGGAAGAGGAAAGCCTGCAGAAAACAAGCGAAAGGTAAAGCCAACCTGTGAAAGTTGTGGTGAAAAACATCTGAAAAACATTCAAAGTCATGGAGAGCTATTCACAAAGAGGCGTGATAATAGTAAACGGCATCACTCTTTTCGTGTTGATCCTGAAGTGGTTGAACCTGCCTGTAAACATCCAAAAAGCAATGACAATAACCCAAATCAAGCCGAAGTAGCTCCTTCCCAGCAAGAACAAATGTCAcctcaactacatgtagttgatcCAGTATTTGTTAACCCAAATTCCTATGAAACAATTACAGAAGTGCTTAGACATGTTGGAAGATGTGCTGGAATATCCAAATATGGATCCGGTAAACGTAAATGGACATTCCTGACAATGGATGGCCTGCCTTTCACTATGGCATACAACATTATCCAGGAGACATACACCTGCAAGCTTTGTAATATATCGGTGTATGGAAACAGCAAGAAGTCAAGCCACTGTGCAGATTTTCATCAAGGTGAAGACAGCTTTCTGGAAAGAGAATTTGATTGGGTTGTACTTCGGATTGGGCATGGACACTTTGAAATGAACATGAAAAAAGCTTTCATGGAAATCAACTTTGCACCTTTCATGGCAGATATCACAAATGAGCTCGGTTTTAAGAGTTCCACTGCCCAAAAGTATGTAAAGAAATGCAGTGACAATCACAAGGCTTGGGACCTGATATGCATAGCTAGGGGAGCACTAGCCGATGAATTGCTGCGGCCTTATGTCCTGAAGTGCCTCAACACCCATTTGCCATGTACAGTGAATGGATACTTTGCCTATGCTATGAACAATATACGAAACCCAAACTACAAGTTCATCTATGAACAAACATTTGTCTACAACCAGGCAATATTCAACTATCGTAACGGGCTGCGGGAAAACAACCACAACTTAATCATGGCAGGTAAGGAGAAGTTTTCACCAATTTGGTATGCAAGAAATCACCCGAAATACCAATTTATCCATATATGTGACACCCATGACagattttgttattcggatgaTGTCAGAGAACTGGTTTCTACCAATGAGTCCTTCAGTTTTACTGGAAATACCAGAAGTGGTGAAGGACTGGACTTTGTGTTggaaaatgtcaacaaaaaagTCAAATCTATCTTAGTCAACGGCGTTCCCACAGCTGATGACTGGATGCTGGCTTTCCGCAACTACCACGAGCTTGAGAACGTCAGGACTGCTACGCACAAGAGGATGGGGTTGTCTGATCCGTCATCTGGGTCACCCAAAATTCGCTCCTATGATGAAGAGATAAGGAAATGTCGTTGCCTTATACGTAAATCTGGAATACTTCTGAACCCCCAAGCAGATTTTCCATTCCAGTCTCTGGGTGGTAAAAAGCTGAAACTCAACCTATTGGACACCACTGCGATTGGACTAAGGAACAAACAAATGTACACAACCTGTCTTAACACAACCATGCACCCACCAAAGGATATCGTGTATGTTATCTCAACTGATGAAGAAATAACAGTTCAGTCTCGAACTGTCACCAAAGCATCATTGACAGGCTCCATCAATGAAATACTTAATCATCTTCCACATGGAACAACAACTGACTACCTTCTTGAGCAATGGAAAAATGTAAAGAAAGGGAACAAACAGGGATACATTGACTTCTTTAAGTCAATAGAAATGATAGAAATCACCCAGGACATGCAGGATGCTGGCACAGATGAAGTTGGAAATGAAGTAGAATAATCACAGCTAGATAAATCTTATTTACTACCGCTGTACAAGATTTACAAGTATATATTTTACTGCCCTTCCTGCAACAATTAAAGCTGACTTATGATGTCCATAGTTTTTGGTCAAGTAACCTGCCATTGTACTTCAACTGCACtcataaatttatttaattttgtgtgtCAAACGGTCGTGCAATACTTTGTAAATACAGTGTTTACCGTACGCAAATGCATGACTTCATGTTTTTTCCCTTTGAACTCTAAGTTGTTAGTTTGACATGTGCCTAAAGACGTGACtgtgaagattttgttgcaaattgtACATATAACTGTACATCATTCACAGAGGTGTACATTTATCTATGGACAAATTAGTTTCAGTACATGGACAATGCCAAATGAACACTCATTGTATGAACAATGTGCCCTCGGACGgatgataaaaatgcaaatcTTCGATTTAGTTCGGAAGTGTACATTTATCTATGAACAGATTACTtttagtacatgtatatgcccATCGCCAAATGAACACTCATCGTATTGAAAACAATGTGCCCTCGGACGGATGCTAAAAATGCAACATCTTCAATTTGATCTTGTTCACTGAATAACGGGTGAGAGCGAACCTCTTTGCACATGGATCCTGCCAAGCTACTGGGGATCTGACATCTTCTATCCATAGAAAAGGTatgtataatgtacatgtaggcttaaGTGTCAACACTTATTAGTACTTATTTGTCATCACTTGATGTACACTTAGCACAGGGCATTTGAAAGGTAAACACTGTGTAGCTCTTTTGTCTATGCTAATGCAGGCTTTTACATTAAATATGCCAACATGTACTTTCATAgatttgtattatttgttttaacaacttatgtttgaatttttttagaaaacatattcattgaaaaatggtTAAATGTGCACATATACACGTACATGTGTAATTGCAGGTAATTTGGACACCTGTGGGGCCTTTAATCTCACGGTCACTTGTGTTCATCTGAAGCCCAGTGTATTCACCAAAGAtttctcagttttttttttcactgaacCAAGGTGGAATCATATAAAGTTCTCAAATTTTGAATCAAATTTTAAACAACTTTAGTGGAGCGATTATTCTTAGTTTGAGTAGTTAGCATGGCATTTGTAGTCTCCTTATTTTGGGATCCTTCATTTCCACCAATCAGTGAAATTCactcaaattatttttgtacaaatgaGTTTTGAAAGTACATGTTTCTATATCAACACCAGCTTTTTAACACCATTTAGATACATATTTCAATGTGATACAGACTGAcagcacaatttaaaaaaaaaaccattacaaACACTTAAGGTTATTTTATGCTATAAAATTATATGTAAATAGGTTCCAAACTTGGTATTAAGGACTGTCTGCCAAAGTAGTTACAGTATATGAACATTTAATTAGGTATGAGTTTAGGTAGAGCAAATCATAGTCATTGCTATTGGGAAGAATGCccaattttattaaaaatttaactgCTTTATGTTTTACAATAGAATTGTAACTTTCCTCTGTTTCCTGTATTCATACGAGAGATTTGACCACCTATAAACAGTTGTGGTCCACAGGAAGTTGTGTTCTGTGGTTGAGAGCTTAAAAGTAGCTGGAAACAAGATGGCAAGACACTGACCCCTCTGACTCTGAGATGTTAATTGATAATTAACAACCCTTTTCATATTAATGGGGTCTTGTACAGTGTGTGAACATCTGTCCAAATTGTTAAGCTGGAAAAAAGTTGATAATTATCAATAAACATCTGAGTCAGTGATCAGTGTCCTGATGTCTTATTTCCAGCTACCCTCAACCACAGAATTAACACAGCTTAATTCATGTGGAGCGGGAAATTCCGAACTCCTTATATAAGTGCGGGTTAAATTTATGCCAGCACACACAATTCTGTCAAACTTTAAACAGCAAGCAGTTGGCTTCATACTGTCTACTTTCTTATTGGCTGAACAGTTGTTGTGCTCCAACCCAATAAAACTTGGATATGGATGATATGTCAAATCTGTGCAAGATAGTGGGGATGAGCTCAACCCCATCACCCTCAAGCAGCCAAGTGAGTTCCACCGACATGTATGACTTCATCGAGACTGATGTTTCCCCTGTTCAGCGTTTACGTGAACTATCTCCAGCAATAAGGTACAGTTTTTAAAGTTCTTTAAATCGGGCGATATTGCTGTATGTTACAGGCagtggtggacactattggtagttggtagttactcaaaataattattagcattaaaccttacttggttgtGAGTAATGGGGGCTGTTGATACTATAATACACtgtagaaacggctccctctgaagaaacctagtttttgagaaagaagtaattttccgcaaatttgatttccaaacctcagatttggaatttgaaattaagcatctgactttttagtgtgacaagggtatttttttctccattattatctcacaactttaacgaccgattgagctcaaattttaacaggtttgttgttttacacgtatgtttagatacacaaagtgagatcgctcaggtctttgacaattaccaatagtatccagtgtctttaaaggaacacagtgccttggatcggacgagttggtctattaaaagtgtttgaaactgtttgttatgaaatccatatggttagaaagatgttttaaaagtagaatgtaatgatccacacaagaatcactcaaaattgcgtggttttccttttacatcgcaaactatcacggtcggccatttattggagtaaaaattttgactcctataaatggccgaccgtattagtcgacagggtaaaaagaaaaccacgcaattttgaggcatatttgtgtagatcattgtattctacttttacaactaaccatatacattttacaacaaacggttatagaacgattttcaaagaccaactcgaccgatccagggcaacgtgttcctttcatcggtcgcactaaataccgacaactcacgacaactaAAGACAACAATtgttaaatgcactttaacagaagaTTTGAACATAATTCAAATTCCAGAGTAGCAGCTTAgctaacaagaaagaaaaaaatcagcagctaaaaccaaagtgaaaaaaaaaaactcagccCTCAGAAATTCCCTCGCCCCCTGCGGTGTAACAGAATCGTCCAAGtgcgtcgaaagacaacatggcggatattACCTTTTGTTACTAAATTCTggtaaaaacacttttttttttaattaaatacatttttttcaataGTTTGAAAATAGTTTCGGCGCATATGAatcttgtgcatatatttaacgGTTGAACTATGTtgaaatgttctgttaaagtgcatttaaaaattgttgtcatgaggggtcgtgagttgtcggtatttagttcCCATCATAAGGctcaattttttcttcttctttcggcCATCTGAGTAGAGTAGTATTATCCCTTTAGAGGGTCAATATTCAAGGGATTTTTCTATATAATTAGATCCAATATGATGAGCCAACACATGCCCAGGTCAACTCGGTCACATTGATAGTGCAAAAATCTTCAGAATATTCTTGAAGTTACTTGTTTACATGTAATAATGTatgtaaaaaaaactacgtaTAATCTTTCTTTATTATAATCCTTCTTTTCTGTGTGCAGAAAGTAAACATACAAGATTTTCTGGCAAGTGCcaacaaaacacatttcaaTTGCACTTTCAAACAATGTCCGAACAAGAACAAATCCTTAAATCTATGTTACGGAGTCATAAAGTACCCAAATCACCCTCTATCAGTTGACAAAGTCGTATATATAATTAATTGTAGTATTTTTAccacaaactacatgtacattagtaaTGACAAGTACTGTCCACCTTGTTGTCTTTATTGGACCATACAAGGAATATGTCATTTTAATGCAGGGGGTGCTAAACACGGCAAGAaaagtagtttttgttttaatggcaTCTTCTGAAAAGTCATCTTGGTACAAGTCGTAAATTACAGACAGTTATTATTTCTATTCCTAAACAATAAGTaatgaaacaacaaaaaaagcagtaaacacccccccccccccaaagtaaAGGCCTTTAGAACCTACTCATTGCATGATGGTATCGTCACAGTGCGTTCCAGATGCATTACGGCGGACACTTTTTTTGGTTTCGACCATtggtgtttaaagacactggacactattggtagttgtcaaagacatagtcttctcactttgtgtatctcaacataatacataaaataacaaacctgtaagctcaattggtcgttgaaattacaagataataatgaagaaaaaaaaaccacacatgtcacacgaagttgtgtgctttcagatgcttgattttgcgagctcaaattctaaacttgaggtcctgaaatcaaatttgtggaaacttacttctttctcgaaaactacttcacttca encodes:
- the LOC139940105 gene encoding uncharacterized protein, which codes for MSPQLHVVDPVFVNPNSYETITEVLRHVGRCAGISKYGSGKRKWTFLTMDGLPFTMAYNIIQETYTCKLCNISVYGNSKKSSHCADFHQGEDSFLEREFDWVVLRIGHGHFEMNMKKAFMEINFAPFMADITNELGFKSSTAQKYVKKCSDNHKAWDLICIARGALADELLRPYVLKCLNTHLPCTVNGYFAYAMNNIRNPNYKFIYEQTFVYNQAIFNYRNGLRENNHNLIMAGKEKFSPIWYARNHPKYQFIHICDTHDRFCYSDDVRELVSTNESFSFTGNTRSGEGLDFVLENVNKKVKSILVNGVPTADDWMLAFRNYHELENVRTATHKRMGLSDPSSGSPKIRSYDEEIRKCRCLIRKSGILLNPQADFPFQSLGGKKLKLNLLDTTAIGLRNKQMYTTCLNTTMHPPKDIVYVISTDEEITVQSRTVTKASLTGSINEILNHLPHGTTTDYLLEQWKNVKKGNKQGYIDFFKSIEMIEITQDMQDAGTDEVGNEVE